From one Brevibacterium sp. 'Marine' genomic stretch:
- a CDS encoding HTTM domain-containing protein: protein MNSDNTTRRDDRDAQVTDQRTGTTASAQDPAPEFGLVPVTTLVRTKLAQGWNWLEEMLTGRYHATYGLAVTRILIGLTGLGLILTNFSARHYAFGVGSAWNGEIAEPKSDFPNIWLFSLFHRAVTVPPLFTAMMIGLALLAIVIILGWRTRIVLPIYLVLWVSFIELNDGAGDQGDNAYRMFMIALLFADTTRRWSLDARRRARNPEFPDNDGGQWRWALIMANNLAIVVLAFQVCAIYMSGGLYKAGGEAWQHGFAVYNPLHTQQFGTWPVLSDLMTAWGPMVVAISWGSILFQCAFPFMLFNRYTRIIALLGILSFHLGIALLMGLPWFSLTMIAVDAIFIRDRSFAKVSAYLRHWWTSSAPRDAGGASGGSAGGRGGSAGRVAGGRGSKDTVAKAGGSAKPKASAGPRKK, encoded by the coding sequence GTGAACAGTGACAACACGACCCGCAGGGACGATCGTGACGCCCAGGTCACGGACCAGCGGACCGGCACGACCGCCTCGGCGCAGGACCCCGCACCCGAATTCGGGCTCGTCCCGGTGACGACCCTCGTGCGGACGAAGCTCGCGCAGGGGTGGAACTGGCTCGAGGAGATGCTCACCGGCCGCTACCACGCGACCTACGGGCTGGCGGTGACGCGGATCCTCATCGGCCTCACCGGGCTCGGCCTCATCCTCACGAACTTCAGCGCCCGGCACTACGCCTTCGGTGTGGGATCAGCCTGGAACGGCGAGATCGCCGAACCGAAGAGCGACTTCCCGAACATCTGGCTGTTCTCCCTCTTCCATCGGGCGGTGACTGTGCCGCCGCTGTTCACCGCGATGATGATCGGACTCGCGCTGCTGGCGATCGTCATCATCCTCGGCTGGCGCACGCGCATCGTCCTGCCGATCTACCTCGTGCTGTGGGTGAGCTTCATCGAGCTCAACGACGGGGCGGGGGATCAGGGCGACAATGCCTATCGGATGTTCATGATCGCTCTGCTCTTCGCCGATACGACCCGCCGGTGGTCCCTCGATGCCAGGCGGCGGGCGCGGAACCCGGAGTTCCCGGACAACGACGGCGGTCAGTGGCGCTGGGCGCTCATCATGGCCAACAATCTGGCGATCGTCGTGCTCGCCTTCCAAGTGTGTGCGATCTACATGTCGGGTGGTCTGTACAAGGCCGGAGGTGAAGCCTGGCAGCACGGTTTCGCCGTGTACAACCCGCTGCACACTCAGCAGTTCGGCACGTGGCCGGTGCTGTCGGACCTGATGACGGCGTGGGGGCCGATGGTCGTGGCGATCTCGTGGGGATCGATCCTCTTCCAGTGCGCCTTCCCGTTCATGCTCTTCAACCGCTACACCCGCATCATCGCGCTGCTGGGCATCCTGTCCTTCCATTTGGGCATCGCGCTGCTCATGGGCCTGCCGTGGTTCTCGCTGACGATGATCGCCGTCGATGCGATCTTCATCCGCGACCGTTCGTTCGCGAAGGTCAGCGCCTACCTGCGGCACTGGTGGACGTCGTCGGCGCCGCGGGATGCTGGTGGGGCTTCGGGCGGTTCGGCTGGTGGCCGCGGCGGTTCGGCCGGTCGAGTGGCCGGTGGCCGCGGTTCCAAAGACACTGTTGCGAAGGCCGGCGGGAGTGCCAAGCCGAAAGCTTCTGCCGGGCCACGCAAGAAGTAG
- a CDS encoding DUF5819 family protein: MDNEPTEVTPRRRSAVKRTLMVIAMAITGFHIFASFLWIAPASTMREVIPGDLLSKYMIPLWGQSWSVFAPEPINGDYYFDVRAVITTDSGEEITQWVRATDVELDHSTYKLFPPRSAGLGIGVASDIKGSWEDLPDDQKAIVKLDYFKGDDSVDRLETKLKEYDDPENAIPAYLESEHLATAYATQVAKAIWGDDVQRVQYQAARQNVVPFADRNDKGAKRPNIQPVPVGWRALVVEDHQSQEEFTKYFCASDEVRCVGEQ, translated from the coding sequence ATGGACAATGAGCCGACCGAGGTCACACCTCGGCGACGTTCGGCGGTGAAACGGACCCTGATGGTCATCGCGATGGCGATCACGGGGTTCCATATCTTCGCCAGCTTCCTGTGGATCGCCCCTGCGTCGACGATGCGGGAGGTGATTCCCGGTGATCTGCTCTCCAAATACATGATCCCGCTGTGGGGACAGTCGTGGAGCGTGTTCGCCCCCGAACCGATCAACGGAGACTACTACTTCGATGTGCGCGCGGTGATCACAACCGACAGCGGCGAAGAGATCACTCAGTGGGTGCGGGCCACCGACGTCGAACTCGACCACTCCACCTACAAGCTCTTCCCGCCGCGGTCGGCGGGACTGGGCATCGGAGTGGCCTCGGACATCAAGGGCTCGTGGGAGGATCTGCCCGACGACCAGAAGGCGATCGTCAAACTCGACTACTTCAAGGGCGATGACTCCGTCGACCGTCTGGAGACGAAGCTGAAGGAGTACGACGACCCGGAGAACGCGATCCCGGCCTACCTGGAGAGCGAACACCTGGCCACGGCCTATGCGACACAGGTGGCGAAGGCCATCTGGGGCGACGATGTCCAGCGCGTCCAATACCAGGCCGCCCGTCAGAACGTCGTGCCTTTCGCCGACCGCAACGACAAAGGCGCGAAACGTCCGAACATCCAGCCCGTGCCCGTGGGCTGGCGCGCCCTCGTCGTCGAAGACCATCAGTCCCAGGAGGAATTCACGAAGTACTTCTGCGCCTCGGACGAAGTGAGGTGCGTCGGTGAACAGTGA
- a CDS encoding CoA transferase — translation MSAADADAAFGRQGTGPLAGTVVADFSRVLAGPYATMMLADLGATVIKVEGKTGDDTRHWAPPRRGDDATYFLTANRNKHSVVLDFKDEDDLAFAQQLAARADVLVENFKAGGLAKYGLDYDTVSAVNPGIVYASVTGFGRDNPQPGYDLLIQGLSGFMSVTGSEESGPVKAGVAVVDVITGLHTAVGILGALNHRKDTGVGQLVETNLLSSALSGLANQTSAYVAGGVVPQAMGNKHPSLYPYQPMPTAEGQIIIACGNDKQFARLAEVLGHPEWAHDERFANFADRNVNRDDLEPELIAALSEKTNQEWFDILTEAGLPCAPINSIAQGVDLASSLGLEPVAEAGQGDRVIPTVRNPIRLSETPPSYELAPPMLGDSTEAVKAWLRAGE, via the coding sequence TTGTCAGCAGCGGACGCAGACGCAGCATTCGGTCGGCAGGGGACGGGGCCGCTGGCCGGAACCGTCGTGGCCGACTTCTCGCGAGTCCTCGCCGGCCCCTACGCGACGATGATGCTTGCGGACCTGGGCGCCACGGTCATCAAGGTGGAGGGGAAGACCGGGGACGATACCCGTCACTGGGCGCCGCCTCGGCGAGGGGACGATGCGACGTATTTCCTCACGGCGAACCGGAACAAGCACTCCGTCGTCCTCGATTTCAAGGACGAGGACGATCTCGCCTTCGCGCAGCAGCTGGCCGCGCGCGCGGACGTGCTCGTGGAGAACTTCAAGGCCGGGGGTCTGGCGAAGTACGGCCTCGACTATGACACGGTCAGCGCGGTCAATCCCGGAATCGTCTACGCCTCGGTGACGGGTTTCGGCCGCGACAACCCGCAGCCCGGCTACGATCTGCTCATCCAGGGCTTGTCCGGATTCATGTCGGTCACAGGCTCGGAGGAATCGGGCCCGGTCAAGGCCGGTGTCGCCGTCGTCGACGTGATCACGGGGCTGCACACGGCCGTGGGCATCCTCGGTGCGCTCAATCACCGCAAGGACACCGGGGTCGGTCAGCTGGTGGAGACGAATCTGCTGTCCTCGGCGCTGTCAGGTCTGGCGAACCAGACCTCGGCGTATGTGGCCGGCGGTGTGGTTCCGCAGGCGATGGGCAACAAGCATCCGAGCCTCTACCCGTACCAGCCGATGCCCACGGCCGAGGGGCAGATCATCATCGCGTGCGGCAACGACAAACAGTTCGCCCGGCTCGCCGAGGTGCTCGGGCACCCCGAATGGGCTCATGATGAGCGGTTCGCGAACTTCGCCGACCGCAACGTCAACCGCGATGACCTCGAACCCGAGCTCATCGCCGCGCTGAGTGAGAAGACGAATCAGGAATGGTTCGACATCCTCACCGAGGCGGGGCTGCCCTGTGCACCGATCAACTCGATCGCTCAGGGCGTGGACCTGGCATCGTCGCTGGGACTCGAACCCGTCGCCGAGGCGGGTCAGGGAGATCGCGTCATCCCCACGGTCCGCAACCCGATTCGGCTGTCCGAGACCCCGCCCAGCTACGAACTGGCCCCGCCGATGCTCGGCGATTCCACCGAAGCGGTCAAGGCGTGGCTGCGGGCCGGCGAATAG